In the Qipengyuania gelatinilytica genome, GAAATAATCGCCGAAGCTGAAATTGCCGAGCATCTCGAAGAATGTGTGATGCCGCGCGGTATAGCCGACATTGTCGAGATCATTGTGCTTGCCGCCTGCGCGCACGCATTTTTGCGCACTGGTGGCGCGCGGTGCGGGCGGGGTCTCGAGGCCGGTGAAGGCATTCTTGAACGGGACCATGCCAGCGTTCACGAACATCAGCGTGGGATCGCTGAACGGCACGAGCGGCGCACTCGGGACTTCGGCGTGGTCCTTTCCGGCGAAAAAATCGAGGAAGGAGCGGCGGATTTCGTTGGTCGACGTCATGGGAGCGCAGTTAGGCAATCACTGCGCGCGGGACAAGCGCGAATGCCCCGTACATGGAGCCGAAATCCACTCCTACCAGATGAAGTAGGGTCCGCCGCGCTCACGGGCACGCTGCCACGCCGGACGGGCATGGATCGCTTCGACGAAGCGGGCGAGCTTGGGCGCCTTCTCCGCATAGCCCTGCATGACTGCAATTTCTGCGGGAAAACTCATCATCACATCCGCCGCGCTCCAGTCCGAACCGACAAAGTGCAGGTCATCGGAGATATTCTGTTCCGCGAAGTCCACATGCGCGGCAAACTGTTCTTCCACGCGGGGCATCATCGGGGCTGCCGCATCGCCGAGGCGACCCGCCATGATCTTAAGCATGACGGGTACGAAGAACGAGCTTTCCCCGAACTGCATCCATTCGAGGTGATCCACCCATTCGGAACTCGACCGATCGGGAAGCCAGGCTTCCCCACCGTGGCGCGCGCAGAGATATTCGATGATCGCTCCGCTTTCGGCGACGAGGCGTCCGTCGTCCTCGATCACCGGAGACTTGCCGAGGGGATGGGCATTCTTGAGTTCCGGCGGCGCGAGATTGGTCTCTGCATCGCGCTGGTAGGAGACGATGTCGTAGTCCGCGCCCAGTTCCTCCAGCAGCCAGAGTATGCGCTGCGAGCGGCTGTTGTTGAGATGGTGGACGGTGATGGTCATCGTGCTCTCCTGATTTCGAGCGCCCTGCCTAGGGACAGCAACGCTGCCGCGCTACCCGCTTTATTGCACGTCTGCCCCAAACACGCGAAAAGCCGGTGCAGCGCTCTGGATGAGTGCGCGCGCACCGGCTTTCCGTGTTTCCGGGAGCGCCGGGGGACAGTCCGGCTTTGACGAACGGCGGGGGAATGGTGCCGTACGCGCTCCCGCTTGAAGAGGTGTGATCAGTCTTCCGCGTCCGGACCAGTCATCATCTCTTCGGCGACCTCGTCGGTTTTGCCGCGGATCGCAGCTTCCAACTTGGCGCACATTTCGGGGTTTTCCTTGAGGAAGGTCTTCGCATTCTCGCGGCCCTGGCCGATACGGACGCTGTCGTAGCTGAACCAGCTGCCCGACTTTTCGACCACGCCGGCCTTCACGCCCAGATCGAGGATCTCGCCGATCTTGGAGATGCCTTCGCCATACATGATATCGAATTCGACCTGCTTGAACGGAGGGGCGACCTTGTTCTTGACCACCTTCACACGTGTCGAGTTGCCAATCACCTCGTCACGATCCTTGATCTGGCCGGTGCGACGGATGTCGAGGCGGACCGAGGCGTAGAACTTGAGCGCGTTACCACCGGTGGTGGTTTCGGGGTTACCGTACATCACGCCGATCTTCATGCGCAGCTGGTTGATGAAGATCACCATGCACTTGGAACGGTTGATCGAGCCGGTCAGCTTGCGCAGCGACTGCGACATGAGGCGCGCCTGGAGGCCGACATGGCTGTCGCCCATCTCGCCTTCGATTTCAGCGCGCGGCACGAGGGCGGCAACCGAGTCGACCACGAGGATGTCGATCGCGTTGGAGCGCACCAGCGTGTCGGTAATTTCGAGCGCCTGTTCGCCGGTATCGGGCTGCGAGACGATCAACTCATCGACGTCCACGCCCAGCTTCTTGGCATAGACGGGATCGAGCGCATGTTCAGCGTCGACGAATGCGGCGGTGCCGCCAGCCTTTTGCGCTTCGGCAATGGCATGCAGCGCGAGCGTGGTCTTGCCTGAGCTTTCCGGGCCGTAAACTTCGATCACGCGGCCCTTGGGAAGGCCGCCGATGCCGAGTGCGATATCGAGGCCGAGCGAACCGGTGGAGATGGCCTCCACATTCATCGCTTCCTTCTGGCCGAGCTTCATTGCCGAGCCCTTGCCGAATGCGCGATCGATCTGCGCGAGGGCGGCGTCCAATGCCTTCTGACGGTCTGCGTCCACTTTCTTTCCTTCTACAAGCTTCAGACTAGCCGCCATGACACATTCCCCTTTTGCATTTCCAGAGCCGCTATCGACTCTTCAACTACCAAGGCATGTACCGCGTTTGTTCCACAAGAACAAGAGTGGAACGAAATTTTTTTGCAGATGGCCTATTCGTCTGTGAAATAGGCCTTCGGGCGGCGGACTCTCCAACGTTTGTCATAAGTGCTGTTGGCCGGCACTTCCACGTCTACCACGAGATCGCCGTTCTTGACGTAAGCGTCCTGCCCCTGCGGACGGACTTCCCAACTGGCAGGGTTGCCGAAGCTCACACGAACAAGTGCGGGCGCATCATTGGCGTTCGACACTATCATGCGAATGCTGGTCCAGCGCTTCCCGTTATCGTCCGGATATGTGTCGCCCAAATGGGCGCAGTAGGAAAAGACCTTCGCGCTCTGCCCGAGTGGAAGCTCGACCTCCTGCCCGACCGGGTAATCACGCAGTTCAAGCTCTGCGACCAGTTGCGGACCGAGCGTCGTGCTCTCGAACGCATTGACCTTCCCCATCGGGAGCGAGGCACCGAGCCCGAAGTCGACCTTGTTCTCGGTGAAGAGCCGAATTTCGGCTTCCTCCAGATCGTCTTTTTCGTCCCCGGGATAGAACCGGTCATAGGGATCGCAATAGGCGGAATAGAGCCAACGGGTCCGGATCGCCTCGCGCGAGAGGAAGGCGATCTGCTTCATGCCTTTCGAGGCCACAGTCACCGGCCGCGGCACGCGGTACAGCTTGAGATCGGCGAGATTCTCCTCGCGGGCCATCGATTCTTCAGAGACGACCGAGAGCGGACTTATCGAGGCGAAGGATTCACGCCGCATCCGCGAGCCGGTGACCACGATCACTTCATCGTCGAAACCCTGAGGCATGCCCGGTGGGGGTGGAGGAGGCGGCGGCGCGTTGTAGCTCCTGACCGGAGTGCCGCTCGCGGTACTGCCGATCGGATAGCAATTGAGCCTAAGCCCTCGCGCGCGAGGGCTTTTGGCCAGTTCTTCGAAATCGCTCTGGATCGCGATCTTGCCGGCCACCACCATCAGCTCTGCATCGGGGAATGACTGCCCGTTGTCGTTGAGGACGGTGAGCCAGCTGGTCAGCCCCATGGGGAATGTCCCGTCCCGTCGCCCGTTGCCCAGTTGCGCGACGTAATTCGCTTCCCAGTCGAAACCCCACGAGAGGTAGGTGAGCACTATCTCGTAGGTTCCGCCGGTCTCGCTATAGGTGTCGATGTTGAAGATGGGACGCGCCGAAAGCTCTGGCGGAACGCCGTCGAAGGTGAGTTTTTCGGGCAGGCCCGAGCAACGCACAGCCTCGAAGGTGTCGCCGGTCTGCAGCACGATCCCGCCGTCGGCGCGGGTCCTGACGATCGCATCGCGGCTTTCCGATTTTCCCGTACCGGGATTGAAGCGCGTAATGGTGACCCGGTTGCCGAGCGTCCGGTCGACGAGGGCGGCCGGTGAGAGGAGGTCGGCGTTGCGGTTCTTCTCGATCGTCCCGCCCGGCAGGCCGGAGACGATCGCGCTCACCGCGACCATGCCTTCCGAAACGCCTTCGAACAGGATGGTCGAGCGACCGCGCGGCAGCGTGACAGTGCGCGTTTCGCTGATCATCGCATATCCGCGCGGGTTGTCCTGGTCCATCTCAGCGCCCACGGACCGGCTGGGGTCGCGATAGACGGTCACCGCATAGTGACTTGCCTCGGAGGCAAACACGCGGGCGCGCTCATCCTGCGCGGCCACAGGCACCGCAAGGAACGCCGCGAGAAAGGCTAGAGTGGCCGGGAGGATGCGCATTGCCGCGATCTCCCGATCAATACTTCGTTTCGTAAACCACCCGGACAACGCGCTTGTCCGCTGCAGGCACGCGCACGTCCCACTTGCGGGTCGAGGGGCCCTGCTGTTCGCCCGTCACGTCCTCCGAGACGACGCGATAGTCGCGCGACCACCACCCGCGATAGAGACCATCCTGGTAGAACTCGACATTCACCGGCGAGCTCTTCGCGTTATAGAAGGTGTACCGCATGGTCGTGCGGTAATATTTGATCTTCCGCTCGACCTCGACTTCGCGGGCAACCTCGCCGTCCTCGAGAACGCGATACCGGTTCGTCTTTTCCCATTCGTCCTTGTCGATTTCCTCGCGCTTCTCGACCTCGGCCTGGACATAGACGTCGAAGGCATCGCCGGTGCGCAGGAACAGGTCGCTGCCCATCGGCGTGTGGCCGATACCGGCCTCGCCGATGAATTGCGGGGTACCCTGACGGTCGCGCTGGTAGAACCGCACGGTTCCTGCAGGCAGGGCATCGCCCAGCCCCTGGTCGCGCGCGGTGTTGAAAGAGATCGCACTGCTCGCCGCGACGGGCTGTTCGTCGCGGACCAGCCAACCCACACGGCGTTCGTAGCGGCGGCGGGCCGGAACGCCCTGCACATCGAGGAAGCTGACCTGCTTGGTCTGCGCATTGGCGACCGTGGTGCGTTCCTCGATCGGGTAGAGATAGAATTCACCCAGCGATTCGCGCTCGGCCGCTTCGGTACCCGGCGTACGCATGCTGCGCGGCTGCGGACGGCGGCCGTTTCCGCCGGTCGCATCACCAGCAACCAGCAGCAGGTCCGCGTCCTTGAACGTCGTGCCGGTCTGGTTGGTCAGTGTGACCCAGCCCTGCATGTCGACGGTGCTGTTGCCCTCGTCGAAGAGGGCGACATAGTCAGCCGACCAGCCAAGTCCCGAGGTGAGGTAACGGATGGAGGCCGGGCGCGTACCCGAGCGGGTCGAATCGAGCGTGACGGACAGCGTCGGCCGGGCACGCAGGTTTGAAGGCACGCGGTCGAAGATTGCGCGGACCGGCAGGCCATCGTCACGCAGCACCTCGATTCGGTCGCCGATCTTCACCACCACGCCACCGGCAGTCGACAGCACGGTCGCCCGTTCACGGGTTTCCACTCCGGTGGCCGGATTGGTCCGCACCAGCGTGATCGTCTTGCCGATCGCCTTTTCCATGAGCTTGGACGGCGTCAGCAGGTCGAAATCAAAATTCTGTTCGACGATCGAGGTGCCTGCCGCAGCAAAGCTCAGCGTCTCGGGCTGGATGCGGGCCGAAACATCGGGGAATGCAATGGTCGTCTGTCCGGCAGGAATAGACAGCTGGCGAACGTCCTGCACCAGGCTGCGCCCGCCATTGTAGATCGTGATCGAGACATCGCCCTGCGCGGTCTGGTCAGGGTTTTCCAGCGCCTGCTCGGTCGACTGGGCGAGCAAAGGTGCCGCGCCCAGAAGTGCGATCGTGGCTGCGAACGAATAACTGCGTACCCTCATGGCAATCCCCCCTTTTCCAGGACAGGATTGCACCGCCTTTCACTCAGGCGTCAACCTTGACCTGCTCTCCAAGCACTTCAGATACCTTGGCATTTATTTGCTGTACGCTGAACGGCTTCGGAATGAAGTGCATGTTGTCGATGTCGATTTCGTTACGAAGCGTCTCTTCTGCATAGCCCGACATGAAGAGGATCGGGATCCTGGGCTTCACCTTGCGGATCGCGCGGGCCATGGCCGGGCCGTCCATCGCGGGCATGACCACGTCGGAAACAATCAGGTCGAATTCGGTATTGCCATTGGCGATGGCGGCAAGGCCTTCCTCGCCATCGCGCGCAGTGGTCACCTGGTAGCCTGCACGGGCGAGTGCGCGTTCGGCGACGGCGCGGACCATGTCCTCATCCTCTACCAGCAGCAGGTTGCCGCCGCCCGACCATTCGCTGGCCTTGGCTTCTTCCTGCTCTTCCTTGCGCTGGATTTCGGGCAGTTCGCCCTTGTGGACCGGCAGGTAGACGGTGAACCGCGCACCGGCCGGCGATCCATCGGCACCGCTGACATTGTCGGCGAAGATGAATCCGTTGGACTGCTTCACGATACCATAAACGGTCGACAGGCCGAGGCCGGTACCCTTGCCCTGCTCCTTCGTCGTGAAGAAGGGTTCGAAAATCTTGTTGAGGTGCTGTTCGGGAATGCCGCCGCCCGTGTCCTGCACGATCAGCACGGTGTAGTCGTCGGCGGGCATGATATCGATGCCCATCTTGCGCACATCGCGCGCCGAGATGCGTCGGGTAGCCAGCGTGAGCCTGCCCTTCCAGTCCTGCTTGCCGGTCTTTTCGGCATGCGCCTGCATCGCATCGCGCGCATTCACGGCAAGGTTGATGATGACCTGTTCGAGCTGCTGCGGGTCGGCGCGGACGGCACCGAGCTCGCGGTCGTGGCGCACGGTGAACTCGATCTTCTCGCCCATGAGGCGCTTCAAGAGCTGGCTGACCTCGCTGACCACGTCGGGCATCTGGAGCACGACGGGTCGCAGCGTCTGCTGGCGGCTGAAGGCGAGCAGCTGGCGCGTCAGGCTGGCGGCGCGATTCGAGTTCGCCTTGATCTGCTGGATGTCATCGTAATCGCTGTCGCCCGGCGTGTGGCGCAGAAGCATGAGATCGCAATAGCCGATAATCGCGGTCAGCACGTTGTTGAAGTCGTGCGCGACGCCCCCTGCCAGCTGGCCGACAGCCTGCATCTTGGTGGCTTGCGCGACCTGGCGGCGCAGGCGCTTTTCTTCGGTGGAATCGCTGATCGAAAGCAGCACGGCCGCCTCGCCCAGCCCGCGAACGCCTGCGAGCCCGATCGACACCGGCTCTTCCTTGTCGCCCGCCAGCCTCACGGCCATGTCACCGCTGGAGGTAGCTCCCTTGGCGAAGCGGCGCACAGTATCGGCCATGGCCGACTTGTCCTCGCGTACGACGAGATCGGACGGGAATTGCGGCAGGCCTTGGCTCTCGCGTTCAACCGCGCGCAGGAATGCCTTGTTGGCGAAGAGGAAGCGCCCGTCGCGGTCGGTCAGCGCGAGGCCGAGCGGCAGGGCCGACAGCAGCGCCTCGAGCTGGGGAATCGCTGCCTTGCCGCTGCTCTGCCAGCCACCGCCGATGCCGACGCCACTATCGACCAGCAGCATGAGCGATGGCGCCTGGTCGGGCGGCAGATCGCTGCCGGTCTGGCGCGCATCGAGCGGCACGTGGACCAGCGTTTGCGGCGTGCCCTGCTGCCCTTCGCGAGCGAAGAAAATGCGGTCGCGATCGTCGGAGCGCAGCAGCTGGACGAATTCCTGGCCTGCCAGCGAGGTGTTCTTGGCACCGGTCGCCCGCTCGCCAAGGCCCGGAGTGGCAGCCTGGACGATGCCATCAGGGGCAACCAGCGCGAGTTCGATACCTGCACGCGACATCATCGCGCCGAAGGGGCCGGAAACCCGCTCCGCGATACCCTCGTAGGATTTCTGGCGGACGATTTCGGCAAAGCGCCAGACAAGGTAATCCTCGCCGCGACCGACGCGCTCGATCTTCAGGACGAAAGAGCGTTCACCCGATGAAAGGCGCAGCCCCTCGCACTTGGCGTTGCCTTCCCGCCATGCCTGCCTTTGAGCATCGAGCAGCTTCTGCCGGGATTCCTCGCCGAACTCGAGTTCATGCGGCGGCGTATCTCCGCCGAACCATTCTTCGAACGTCTCGTTCGAACAGGTCAGGCGATTGGCGCGGTCGACGATGGCCACGGCACGATGCGAATTGCGGATGGCAGCGGCAGTGACGGACCAATCGGGCTGGCCCGGCTCGCTCGATACCGGCGCCGTGCGCAGCCGCGCTGCAAGCAGCAATGCGAACAGGATCGCCAGCAATCCGCCGCCATAGGCAACCGCTGCAAGCGATGTACCCGCCGCAAGCCAGACGACCCCGACCGAAACGACGAATGCCAGGATGATACCCAGCAGGAGCGGCAGTGGCGGCAGGCCTTGCGGGGTTTCGTCGCTGACGAAACTCACTCGCCCTTCTCCCCCATACGCTCGTCGAGACGCTTTTCCATCGCGACGAGACGCTTACGACGGCGGCGCGCAACGACAAAGCGCCACGCGAAACTTGCCACCAGATATCCCACGCCGGCGCTGACGATAGCGAGCACCAGGAAGCCGAAAGCCGTCACGCCGCCGACCTCGAGCCAGCGCGCGAGTGCGCCACCGTCTTCGGCAAGGTGACCGGCCCGTGCCCCCATGGCGCGATCGATGTTGAGGACAAAGCCACCCGTCTTGTTGGCGAAGAACAGCCAGAATGGGAGGGTGAAAGGATTGGTCACGAAGGTCACAAGCGCGCTCAACGGCACATTCGCACGCGCCGGCAGGGCAAGGAATGCCGCGAGGAAAATCTGCCCGATCGGCACGATGAATGCAGCGAACAGCCCCAGCGCGACACCGCGCGGCACGCTGCGCCGCGTGAAGCGCCAGAGTTCCGGCGTCAGGAAGCGATGGGCAATGGGCTTGAGATATTTGTTGCGCGCCATTTCTTCGCGCGTGGGCATGTATTTACGGAAGAGATCCGCAAGGAAAGTCTTTGACCTGGGTCCGCTCAACGCCACGCTCCCGCAATGCGCGCCGCAACCGCGGGACGCAAGGGCGCTTTATCGGCGATAAGAAGTGAACCTGGCATGATGTTCCATGTGGTAGCCGATCGGCGTTGAAAAAGGGGTAACGAGTGTCGATCAGCCTTTTTCGCGCATCAAGCGGGCCTTGTCGCGTTTCCAGTCGCGTTCCTTGATCGTCTGGCGCTTGTCGTGAGCCTGCTTGCCCTTGGCCAGTGCAAGCTCGACCTTGGCCCTGCCGGTCGAGTTGAAATAGACTGACAGCGGGACAAGCGTCATGCCCTTGCGCTCGACAGCCCCGAACAGCTTGTCGATCTCGCGCTCGTGGAGCAGCAGCTTGCGCGGGCGGCGCGGTTCGTGGTTCAGGCGGTTGCCGTGCGAATATTCGGGAATGTTCGCATTGATCAGCCAGACCTGCCCGTCGCGCACTTCGGCATAGCTTTCCTTGATGCTCGCCTCGCCTGCCCGCAGCGCCTTTACCTCGGTGCCTTGCAGCGCAAGACCCGCCTCGAAGGTTTCCTCGATATGATAATCGAACCGCACGCGCCGGTTGTCGGCGACGGTCTTCTGCTTGTCGAATGTGGCGGGTTTGGGACGTGCCATAGGGTGCGCGCATGTAGGCGCTCGGAAGCAAAAGGCCAAGGGGCTTGAAGGCTGCTTGCAATCGAGAGGCAGATCGAAGACACTACAAGTGGATCGTAAGTACTTTGGGGGTCGTATGCTGAAGCTGGGTCGCTTCATGCCGCTATTCGCGGCTATTCTATTTATTTCGGCAGGGACGACTGCGCATGCGCAAGTCGAAGAACCGCCGCCGCTTTCGGCCTATGGCGCGCTGCCAGGTGTCGAAATGGCTGCAATTTCGCCCAGCGGCACCAATATCGCGGTTCTCACTACGATCGGCGAGACGCGACTGGTGCTCTTTCTCGGCCCCGACATGCGGCCGATCCGCAAGATGGAAGTAGGCGATTCCAAGGTCCGCAGTCTCGACTGGATCGGCGATGACCGGGTCCTTCTGCAAACCAGCAAGACCGAAGATCTCTGGGGTTTCACTGTCGATAAGGCAGAGCTTTACAGCGCCCATGTTGTGCCCGTCACCTTTGACGGAGAAGTCACGACCGTGTTCCAGCGCAATCGTCGCCTGGTCGACGCCGTGTTTGGTTCGCACGGCATCCGCTTTGTCGATGGCCGCTGGCAGGCCTATTTCGGCGCGCTGGAACTGCGCCGCGACCAGCGCAACGGTTACGCATTCAAGCACAGCCGCCCGTATCTCTACAGGTTCACCGTAGACACTGAAGATGTGACACGGATCGACACGGCTTCGGCTGAAGACCACTATCGGGACTGGCTGGTCGGGACCAAAGGCGGCGTCGCCGCGGTGTTCGATCTCAGTCGACGCGACGGCAACTGGAAGATTTCGAATTCCCAAGGGACGACCATTGCCGAGGGCACCCATGCCGCAGGCCGCGTCGGATTGGTCGGCCTCGGCTATGATGGCGCATCGGTCATCTACTACCTGCGCGACGATGACGGCGTGTCGCAGTGGTACGAAGTGCCCCTGGCGGGCGGAGCGTCCACCCCGTTCCTGCCGGATGCCGACATCGACCGCCTCTATTTCGACGCCCCGACCGGAAGGCTGACCGGCTATCTCGACGGCGAAAAGGGGCCGGTTTTCGCAGAGCCCGCACACCAGAAGGCCGTAAGCCGCATTCGCAAGGCATTCGCCAAGTACGACATGCGCATGATCGACTGGACCCCGAACTTCGAAAAGGTGCTCGTGCGGACCAGCGGCAATAAAGACAGCGGGTCATGGTATGTGGTCGATCTTGGCACGATGCGCGCTGACGGTTTCGCTTATGAGCGCACGCGGATCCTGCCCGACATGGTGGGCCAGATCTCGACCTTCTCCTACACTGCTGCAGATGGCCTCGATCTCGACGGCATCCTGACACTTCCGCCGGGCCGTGAAGCGAAGAACCTGCCGCTTGTCATGCTGCCGCACGGTGGACCTCATGCGCATGACAAGGAAGAGTTCGACTGGTGGGCGCAGGCTTTTGCATCGCGGGGCTATGCCGTGTTCCAGCCCAATTTCCGTGGCTCGACCAATCGCGAACAGGCCTTCAAGCTGGCAGGTTACGGAGAGTGGGGTCGCAAGATGCAGACCGACCTTTCGGACGGTCTTGCCGCGCTGGCGGATAAAGGCATCGTCGATCCCGATCGCGCCTGTATCGTCGGGGCAAGCTATGGCGGCTATGCAGCGCTAGCCGGGGTGACCTTGCAGCAGGGCCTCTACCAATGCGCCGTCGCGGTGGCCCCGGTCAGCGACATCGGGGACATGTACAACGAGGATTATCGCGCTTCCGGCCGGCAGAGGATCACAAAGGCAGCCCTGCTCGAACAGCTCGGCCCGAAAGACCGGTGGGATGCAGTCTCGCCGCGCCGTCTTGCCGCTCAGGCTGATGCCCCGATCATGCTGATCCACGGCGAGGACGATACGGTCGTGCCCTACGACCACTCGTACAAGATGGCCGACAAGCTCAAGGACGCCGGAAAGCCCTACGAACTCGTCACACTCGAGGGCGAGGACCATTGGCTCTCGCTGTCCTCCACGCGCCAGCAGATGCTCGAAGCTGCAGTCGGCTTCGTCGAAAAGCACAATCCCGCCGACTGACGCTTGGCAAGAACCAAACTTCACGGATACCGAGAAAATGACATCCAACACCTTTGCTCTGATCGGCGCGAAATTCGGAATGCTGGCTGCAGCCGGCGCAATCGCGCTCTCGGCTGCACCGGCTCATGCGCAGGCACCCGCAGCCCCTCCTATCGAGGCCTATGGCGCTCTGCCCGCAATCGAGCGGGCCGTTATCTCCAACTCGGGCGCCTACACCGCCATGCTGATGACGGTGAACAACCAACGCCAGATCATGGTGCTCGACAGCAGCGGCGCACCGGTGAAGCAATTTATCGTCGGCGACGCCAAGGTTCGCGGGATCGACTGGGTCGGTGACGAGGCGATCCTGCTACGCCGGTCCGAAACGCAGGAACTGGCCCTCAAGACCAATCGCGTGATGGGTGAATGGATGCGTGTGAACGTCCTGCCACTCGACGACAGCCGCGAAGTCATCTCGGTCTTCGCAGAGCAGCGTCAGGTCGCCAATTTCGTTGCGGGCTTCAGCGGCATCCACCGTGTCGACGGTCGCTGGGTCGGCTATTTCTCCGGCTTCCGCATGGGCCGCGCCTCGGGCGAGGAAATGCGCATCCTTAGCTATCGCCCTGCGCTGTTTGCAGTCGACCTGCTGACGGGCGAGACCGATCAAGTCGCCTTCCCTGCAGGAGAAGGTCGCTCACGTGACTGGATCATCGGAAGTGATGGCAAGATCGCTGTCACGCTCGATTTCGACCTTGAGAACGGCAAGTACACGATCAAGAATCCCTCGGGCTCGATCATCGCTCGCGGCGTCCAGGAAGAC is a window encoding:
- a CDS encoding alpha/beta hydrolase family protein; the encoded protein is MLKLGRFMPLFAAILFISAGTTAHAQVEEPPPLSAYGALPGVEMAAISPSGTNIAVLTTIGETRLVLFLGPDMRPIRKMEVGDSKVRSLDWIGDDRVLLQTSKTEDLWGFTVDKAELYSAHVVPVTFDGEVTTVFQRNRRLVDAVFGSHGIRFVDGRWQAYFGALELRRDQRNGYAFKHSRPYLYRFTVDTEDVTRIDTASAEDHYRDWLVGTKGGVAAVFDLSRRDGNWKISNSQGTTIAEGTHAAGRVGLVGLGYDGASVIYYLRDDDGVSQWYEVPLAGGASTPFLPDADIDRLYFDAPTGRLTGYLDGEKGPVFAEPAHQKAVSRIRKAFAKYDMRMIDWTPNFEKVLVRTSGNKDSGSWYVVDLGTMRADGFAYERTRILPDMVGQISTFSYTAADGLDLDGILTLPPGREAKNLPLVMLPHGGPHAHDKEEFDWWAQAFASRGYAVFQPNFRGSTNREQAFKLAGYGEWGRKMQTDLSDGLAALADKGIVDPDRACIVGASYGGYAALAGVTLQQGLYQCAVAVAPVSDIGDMYNEDYRASGRQRITKAALLEQLGPKDRWDAVSPRRLAAQADAPIMLIHGEDDTVVPYDHSYKMADKLKDAGKPYELVTLEGEDHWLSLSSTRQQMLEAAVGFVEKHNPAD